A stretch of Telopea speciosissima isolate NSW1024214 ecotype Mountain lineage chromosome 11, Tspe_v1, whole genome shotgun sequence DNA encodes these proteins:
- the LOC122645474 gene encoding uncharacterized protein LOC122645474, with the protein MSETPFRPREKLMEKQKYFQSISKHTYLKGPFDKVTSVAIPLALASTSLFLIARGVYNMANGIGKKE; encoded by the exons ATGTCGGAGACACCTTTTAGACCCAGGGAGAAGCTTATGGAGAAGCAGAAGTACTTCCAAAGCATTAGCAAACACACATACTTGAAAGGACCCTTTGACAAGGTCACCTCAGTTGCCATTCCTCTTGCGTTGGCATCTACCTCTTTGTTTCTCATT GCACGAGGAGTCTACAATATGGCTAATGGGATAGGGAAGAAGGAATGA
- the LOC122645553 gene encoding glutaredoxin-like encodes MALAKAKEIVSSNPTVVFGKTHCPYCKRVKELLSELKATYKVVELDLESDGSDIQSALKEWTGQKTVPNVFIGGNHIGGCDATMAKHQEGKLVPLLTEAGSLAKPATA; translated from the exons ATGGCGTTGGCTAAGGCAAAGGAGATCGTTTCATCAAATCCGACCGTGGTCTTCGG TAAGACCCACTGCCCTTATTGCAAGAGGGTCAAGGAGTTGCTGTCGGAGCTAAAAGCAACTTACAAGGTCGTTGAACTGGATTTAGAAA GTGATGGAAGTGATATCCAGTCCGCACTCAAAGAATGGACAGGACAGAAGACTGTCCCCAATGTGTTCATTGGTGGAAATCACATTGGAGGTTGCGATG CAACTATGGCAAAGCACCAGGAGGGGAAGCTTGTGCCCTTGCTTACTGAAGCTGGCTCTCTTGCTAAACCTGCTACTGCTTGA
- the LOC122645547 gene encoding pentatricopeptide repeat-containing protein At2g33760-like produces MPEVQKQQLAPALSHQVSVPSSPLHSLTYKTLLKAGSHLRPLQQVHAHIIISGLHHNRALLTKLITLACSAGSIAYTRQLFFFVPNPDSFLFNSLIRVSSRSGFPLDSIVFYQRMHRAELLRSNYTFTAIIKSCADIAALRLGKVIHSHVLAFGFGSDPYVQAALVTFYAKSGDLVAARKVFDKMPERTIIAWNSMISGYEQNGFAKEAVELFYQMLEMRVEPDSATLVSLLSACSQLGALDLGQWVNNYIVDNGLSVSVILGTSLINMYARCGNVTKARQVFDGMLERNVVAWTAMISGYGMHGYGSQAVELFYHMRNHGPPPNDVTFVSVLSACAHSGLVIEGRQAFLCMSRDYGFAPRMEHHVCMVDLLGRAGFLNEAVQYIEEMIPGEPAPAVWTAMLGACKMHKNFNLGVKVAERLLTLEPDNPGHYVLLSNIYASAGKMDRVERVRNMMIHKGLKKQVGYSLIEINFVTHMFCMGDKSHPQTTEIYQYLDELIWKSREAGYVPESDSVMHELEEEEREFAVRSHSEKLALAFGLMNTHHGTLIRIVKNLRMCADCHSAIKFMSIVANREIIVRDKHRFHHFKHGSCSCQDYW; encoded by the coding sequence ATGCCAGAAGTGCAGAAGCAGCAGTTAGCTCCTGCTCTATCCCACCAAGTATCAGTACCATCTTCACCTCTACACTCCTTAACCTACAAAACTCTCTTAAAAGCAGGGTCTCATCTCAGGCCCCTGCAGCAAGTACATGCCCACATTATCATTTCTGGTCTTCACCACAACCGAGCCCTTCTCACCAAGTTGATAACTTTGGCCTGTTCTGCTGGCTCTATTGCCTACACTCGTcagcttttcttctttgtccctAATCCCGACTCGTTCCTCTTTAACTCCCTCATCAGAGTCTCTTCCAGATCTGGTTTTCCTCTTGATTCGATTGTATTCTACCAACGTATGCACCGTGCTGAATTATTACGATCAAATTACACCTTCACAGCCATTATTAAGTCCTGTGCTGATATAGCGGCACTGAGACTTGGTAAAGTAATACATTCTCATGTTttggcttttgggtttggttcagACCCCTACGTCCAAGCTGCCCTTGTAACCTTTTATGCCAAATCTggtgatttagttgctgccagaaaagtgtttgataaaatgCCTGAAAGAACCATCATTGCCTGGAATTCGATGATTTCTGGTTATGAGCAAAATGGTTTTGCTAAAGAAGCAGTTGAATTGTTCTACCAGATGCTGGAAATGAGGGTGGAACCAGACTCAGCTACTCTGGTGAGCCTGTTGTCTGCTTGTTCTCAATTGGGAGCTCTTGATTTGGGTCAATGGGTGAATAATTACATTGTTGACAATGGTTTAAGTGTTAGTGTAATTCTAGGTACTTCTTTGATTAACATGTATGCCAGATGTGGTAATGTGACCAAAGCTCGACAAGTTTTTGATGGGATGCTTGAACGAAATGTTGTGGCTTGGACAGCTATGATTTCTGGATATGGTATGCATGGTTATGGTAGCCAGGCCGTCGAGCTTTTCTATCATATGAGAAACCATGGGCCACCACCAAACGATGTCACGTTTGTCTCAGTCTTGTCTGCATGTGCGCACTCAGGGTTAGTAATTGAGGGGCGCCAAGCATTCTTGTGCATGAGCCGGGATTATGGGTTTGCGCCGAGGATGGaacatcatgtttgcatggttGATTTGCTGGGACGTGCTGGTTTTCTGAATGAAGCAGTTCAGTACATTGAGGAGATGATACCCGGGGAGCCAGCACCTGCGGTGTGGACAGCAATGCTTGGGGCATGCAAGATGCACAAAAATTTCAATCTTGGAGTGAAAGTGGCCGAGCGTCTACTGACACTAGAACCTGATAATCCTGGGCATTATGTGTTGCTTTCAAACATTTATGCATCAGCAGGGAAGATGGATCGAGTGGAAAGAGTAAGAAACATGATGAtacataaaggccttaaaaagCAAGTTGGCTATAGCTTAATAGAGATCAATTTTGTGACACACATGTTTTGCATGGGTGATAAGTCCCATCCACAGACAACTGAAATCTATCAATATCTTGATGAGTTAATATGGAAATCCAGAGAAGCAGGTTATGTACCAGAATCTGATTCAGTGATGCATGaactggaagaagaagagagagaatttgCTGTTAGATCCCATAGTGAGAAGCTTGCACTAGCGTTTGGTCTCATGAACACCCACCATGGGACACTAATCAGGATTGTGAAAAACCTTCGCATGTGTGCTGATTGCCATTCCGCAATCAAGTTCATGTCAATCGTTGCTAATAGGGAAATAATTGTTCGAGATAAGCATCGATTCCACCATTTCAAACATGGGTCATGTTCTTGCCAGGATTACTGGTAA